The proteins below come from a single Chryseobacterium nepalense genomic window:
- a CDS encoding glycosyltransferase family 2 protein encodes MVKIIIVNYNSTKWIDRCLSSIDQAGLIEHTIIVDNASTDDSILIIEQKFPQVELIKLPANSGFGKANNIGIKKAYEQGFDYIFLMNQDVYITPGTIDYLVKIAKKNPDFGILSPMHLNGNGSELDFSFSNYIIPLKCEKLYSDIFLQNLAPLYELPFVNAAAWLLTRRCIEKVGGFSPSFYHYAEDDNYCQRVLFHNLKIGVVPEAIIFHDREKRTENKYFDNTALLYERKLIMMLSDPFNNKLSIREIYINSCKMMIKSLLTFRLKSLEEHYIKIKICHSLNWKMIFHNKKQSLKEGKSFL; translated from the coding sequence ATGGTTAAAATAATTATTGTAAATTATAATTCCACCAAATGGATTGATCGTTGTTTATCATCCATTGATCAGGCGGGATTAATTGAGCACACTATTATCGTTGATAATGCTTCTACCGATGATAGTATTCTTATCATTGAGCAAAAATTCCCACAGGTAGAGCTTATTAAGCTTCCTGCCAATTCAGGTTTCGGAAAGGCAAATAATATCGGAATTAAAAAAGCGTACGAACAGGGTTTTGATTATATATTTTTAATGAATCAGGATGTTTATATAACACCCGGTACTATTGACTATTTGGTTAAAATCGCAAAAAAAAATCCTGATTTCGGCATTCTGAGCCCGATGCACCTTAATGGAAATGGCTCCGAGCTGGACTTTAGTTTTTCAAATTACATCATTCCTTTAAAATGTGAAAAATTATATTCGGATATATTTTTACAAAATTTAGCGCCACTGTATGAATTACCTTTTGTAAATGCCGCTGCCTGGTTGTTGACAAGACGTTGTATTGAAAAGGTTGGCGGTTTCAGTCCTTCATTTTACCATTATGCAGAAGATGACAATTACTGTCAGAGGGTATTATTTCATAATCTGAAAATAGGTGTTGTACCAGAAGCAATTATCTTCCATGACAGAGAAAAAAGAACTGAAAATAAGTATTTTGATAATACCGCTCTGCTTTATGAAAGAAAATTAATTATGATGCTTTCAGATCCTTTTAATAATAAACTGTCGATAAGGGAAATATATATTAATTCTTGTAAAATGATGATAAAATCTCTATTAACATTCAGGCTGAAATCGCTTGAAGAGCATTACATCAAAATTAAGATCTGTCATTCATTGAACTGGAAAATGATTTTTCATAACAAAAAACAATCTCTTAAAGAAGGAAAAAGTTTTTTATAA
- a CDS encoding glycosyltransferase family 2 protein, with product MISKISIIVPCFNHALYLEECIASIMAQSYTNWECIIIDDGSTDNSSEVVQRLINHKIRYIYQKNKGVSCARNNGIKHAKGDYILPLDADDTLNPLALEKMLEVFTKNKETMIVFSDTIMFGHINNKSKVEERFSIKELLLQNKLFCTSMFPKKYFDQGIMYDEKLTYGLEDWEFWIQLISSHRNLPVTKIEYPVFNYRSHPGSSRNNDVFRDDHKKEIIYQMIYEKHKALFHEFYPSYISLLKRKTFYEKKLENIYNSKLYRIYDFLINLFR from the coding sequence ATGATAAGTAAAATTTCAATTATAGTTCCCTGCTTTAACCATGCTCTGTATTTAGAAGAATGCATCGCCTCTATTATGGCTCAATCCTATACAAATTGGGAATGTATTATTATAGATGATGGCTCTACAGATAATTCATCAGAGGTCGTTCAAAGACTCATTAATCATAAAATAAGATATATATATCAGAAGAACAAAGGAGTATCCTGTGCCAGAAACAATGGAATAAAGCACGCAAAAGGAGACTATATTTTGCCTCTTGATGCAGATGATACGCTAAACCCTTTAGCACTAGAGAAAATGTTAGAAGTGTTTACTAAAAATAAGGAAACAATGATTGTTTTTTCAGATACGATAATGTTTGGTCATATCAATAATAAATCAAAAGTAGAGGAAAGATTCAGTATCAAGGAATTATTACTGCAAAACAAATTATTTTGTACTTCCATGTTTCCAAAAAAATATTTCGATCAGGGTATAATGTATGACGAAAAACTTACATATGGTCTTGAAGACTGGGAGTTTTGGATACAGCTTATTTCTTCTCATCGCAATCTTCCTGTTACCAAAATAGAATACCCGGTTTTCAATTATAGATCTCATCCCGGTAGTTCAAGAAACAATGATGTTTTTAGGGATGATCATAAAAAAGAAATTATCTATCAAATGATTTACGAAAAGCACAAAGCTCTTTTTCATGAATTTTACCCAAGCTATATCTCACTTTTAAAAAGAAAAACCTTTTATGAAAAAAAACTAGAGAATATATACAACAGTAAACTATACAGGATATATGACTTTTTAATCAATTTATTTAGATAA
- a CDS encoding glycosyltransferase WbsX family protein, protein MMKKIKPLAFYLPQYHPVPENDEWWGKGFTEWTNVTKAKPLFNGHEQPIYPADLGYYDLRVPEVREHQAQIAKEHGVYGFIYYHYWFGNGKQLLERIANDVLTSKKPDFPFCFCWANETWSGIWHGLAEKILVEQVYPDEQDLIDHFNYLLPFFKDERYIKVDNKPLFIIYHPNHLHEGDPHYISKFRELAKKNGFDDLYIMASNKLRDDTDLKSMGYDGKISNAFQKAWIPYIKKGEYISHYQYYKNRITELLGFKKKIKPKVLTQDAKAIVNDLQFVESNVATYPCILPNWDNTPRSGYRGVVLTDTSPELFEKQIEKAIDYLEDKNDYPEQLLIIKSWNEWAEGNILEPDRKYGFGYLNTLKSILDKYNK, encoded by the coding sequence ATGATGAAAAAAATAAAGCCCCTTGCTTTTTACCTCCCTCAATACCATCCTGTTCCCGAAAATGACGAATGGTGGGGTAAAGGTTTTACAGAATGGACCAATGTCACAAAAGCGAAACCTCTTTTTAACGGCCACGAACAACCCATATATCCGGCAGATCTGGGATATTATGACCTGCGTGTTCCGGAAGTAAGAGAACATCAGGCGCAGATTGCAAAAGAACATGGAGTTTATGGGTTTATCTACTATCATTACTGGTTTGGCAACGGAAAACAATTACTGGAACGTATTGCTAATGATGTCCTTACATCCAAAAAACCAGATTTTCCTTTTTGTTTCTGCTGGGCAAACGAAACATGGTCCGGTATATGGCATGGTCTTGCAGAGAAGATTCTGGTAGAGCAAGTCTATCCGGATGAACAGGATTTAATAGATCATTTCAACTACCTTCTTCCATTCTTTAAAGACGAAAGATATATCAAGGTAGACAATAAGCCTCTTTTTATAATTTACCATCCAAACCATTTACATGAAGGAGATCCTCACTACATTTCAAAATTTAGGGAGTTAGCAAAAAAGAACGGATTTGATGACTTATATATCATGGCATCCAATAAACTCCGAGATGATACTGATTTAAAATCAATGGGGTATGACGGCAAAATATCCAATGCATTTCAGAAAGCATGGATCCCATATATTAAGAAAGGAGAATATATTTCCCATTACCAATATTATAAAAATAGAATAACAGAACTACTCGGATTTAAGAAAAAAATTAAACCGAAAGTCCTGACTCAGGATGCCAAAGCTATTGTTAATGATCTACAGTTTGTAGAAAGCAATGTTGCTACTTACCCATGCATTCTACCTAATTGGGACAACACGCCCAGAAGTGGCTATAGAGGAGTTGTACTTACTGATACATCACCGGAATTATTTGAAAAGCAGATTGAAAAAGCGATTGATTATCTTGAGGATAAAAATGATTATCCCGAACAGTTATTGATTATCAAATCATGGAATGAATGGGCAGAAGGTAATATTCTGGAGCCAGACAGAAAGTATGGCTTCGGATACTTGAATACATTAAAAAGTATATTGGATAAATATAATAAATAA
- a CDS encoding DapH/DapD/GlmU-related protein: protein MNLLKKHIINFLFDVLNSGAYKRHVQNKINEWAKKSFKSFGANSILPEEHWIKNPKYISIGKNFSSLYHLRLEAWDRFMGETFTPEITIGDDVIFNSDVHIGAINKIVIGNNVLMASRIYISDHSHGDITVNDLENFPAQRPLYSKGPVVIEDNVWIGEDVCILPGITIGENSIIGANSVVNKSFPKNSVIAGIPARLIKTL, encoded by the coding sequence ATGAATTTATTAAAAAAACATATTATCAATTTTTTATTTGATGTACTGAATTCCGGTGCATATAAAAGGCATGTACAAAATAAAATAAATGAGTGGGCAAAGAAAAGCTTTAAAAGTTTCGGAGCAAATTCCATATTACCGGAAGAGCATTGGATAAAAAACCCAAAATACATTTCAATAGGTAAAAATTTCAGTTCATTATATCATCTGAGGCTTGAAGCCTGGGATCGATTTATGGGAGAAACTTTTACTCCAGAAATAACCATTGGTGATGATGTAATTTTCAATTCTGATGTTCATATTGGAGCTATAAATAAGATTGTTATCGGTAATAATGTTCTTATGGCAAGCAGAATATATATCTCCGATCATTCCCACGGAGATATAACCGTAAATGACCTTGAAAACTTCCCGGCACAAAGACCTTTATATTCTAAAGGTCCTGTCGTTATCGAAGACAATGTATGGATAGGTGAAGACGTATGTATTCTTCCAGGCATTACCATTGGCGAAAACAGCATTATCGGGGCCAACTCGGTCGTCAATAAAAGTTTTCCGAAAAATTCAGTCATCGCGGGGATTCCTGCAAGACTTATTAAAACACTTTAA
- the rffA gene encoding dTDP-4-amino-4,6-dideoxygalactose transaminase, protein MIPFNKPFIIGKELSYIEEAVKSGKISGDGIFTKKCQNFFEQKYGFPKVLMTTSCTDALEMAAILCDIKPGDEVIVPSYTFVSSANAFALRGAKIIFVDSYPNNPNIDPTEIEKHITEKTKVIVPVHYAGIACNMEKIMTLAHKYNLFVVEDAAQAIDSYYTFSDGTRKALGSIGHFAAFSFHETKNIIAGEGGMLVINDSQYFNRAEIIREKGTNRSAFFRGEVNKYGWVDLGSSFLPSEIISAFLYAQLENLEIIQKKRLEIWNRYKSGLISLQQKGFISLPDLPSYATNNAHMFYIVFNNYEERTRVIQYLKEKDIHPVFHYLSLNKSDFFLADNPEMDIPHSDHFTDCLLRLPFYYELSETEQDRIIELINSYFIR, encoded by the coding sequence ATGATCCCATTCAATAAGCCATTTATCATAGGCAAAGAGCTTTCGTATATCGAAGAAGCGGTAAAAAGCGGTAAAATATCCGGTGACGGAATATTTACAAAAAAATGCCAAAATTTTTTTGAACAGAAATATGGCTTCCCGAAAGTGCTGATGACGACATCCTGTACAGATGCACTGGAAATGGCCGCTATTTTATGTGATATAAAGCCGGGTGACGAGGTAATTGTGCCCAGCTATACATTCGTCTCTTCAGCCAATGCTTTTGCCCTTCGTGGAGCCAAGATAATTTTTGTAGACTCTTACCCAAACAATCCTAATATAGATCCTACAGAAATAGAAAAGCATATCACCGAAAAAACCAAAGTGATAGTGCCCGTACATTATGCAGGGATAGCCTGTAATATGGAAAAAATTATGACTCTTGCGCATAAATATAATTTATTTGTAGTGGAAGATGCAGCACAGGCAATTGATAGCTACTATACATTTTCGGATGGAACCAGAAAAGCTTTAGGCTCTATAGGTCATTTTGCCGCTTTTTCTTTTCATGAGACCAAAAACATCATTGCCGGCGAAGGAGGAATGCTCGTCATTAATGATTCCCAATATTTTAACCGTGCTGAGATCATTCGGGAAAAAGGCACCAACAGAAGTGCATTCTTTCGGGGAGAAGTTAATAAATATGGCTGGGTAGATCTTGGTTCATCATTTTTACCATCCGAAATTATTTCTGCTTTTTTATATGCTCAGCTTGAAAATCTGGAGATTATCCAGAAAAAAAGATTAGAGATATGGAATAGATACAAATCCGGACTCATTTCTTTACAGCAAAAAGGATTTATTTCTTTACCTGACTTGCCTTCTTACGCAACAAATAATGCTCATATGTTCTATATTGTTTTTAACAATTACGAAGAGAGAACCCGTGTGATTCAGTATTTAAAAGAAAAAGATATTCATCCCGTATTCCATTATTTAAGTTTAAATAAAAGCGACTTTTTCCTAGCCGATAACCCTGAAATGGACATTCCTCATTCGGATCATTTTACAGATTGTCTTCTGAGGCTTCCCTTTTATTATGAATTATCGGAAACTGAGCAGGATAGAATTATAGAACTGATAAACAGCTATTTTATAAGATAA
- a CDS encoding NeuD/PglB/VioB family sugar acetyltransferase gives MKQIAIIGSGHLGQQILYHIHSDTEHKVVGFFDDFQEKGSTIKNIPILGNTNDVEDIFKQNIFDELIIAIGYKHLEFKKQLFENFKNKIPFHTFIHSTSIVDPTAKIGQGTVIYPNCMIDQDVEIGDNVMINISCSVAHDSVINKHCFLSPSVSIAGFVNISELCILGINSTVIDNINISEKIQLGGGTVVIKNLDTLGLYVGNPAKFIR, from the coding sequence ATGAAACAGATCGCAATCATAGGTTCAGGGCATTTAGGCCAGCAGATTCTGTATCACATACATTCTGATACAGAGCATAAAGTTGTTGGCTTTTTTGATGATTTTCAGGAAAAAGGAAGCACCATAAAGAATATCCCAATATTAGGAAACACTAATGATGTTGAAGATATTTTTAAACAGAATATTTTTGATGAACTGATTATTGCCATTGGTTACAAACATCTAGAATTTAAAAAACAACTCTTTGAAAATTTCAAAAATAAAATCCCTTTCCACACTTTTATACACTCAACAAGTATCGTTGATCCTACAGCCAAAATAGGTCAGGGAACCGTTATATATCCTAATTGCATGATTGATCAGGATGTTGAAATAGGTGACAATGTCATGATCAACATTTCATGCTCTGTTGCCCATGATTCGGTGATAAACAAACATTGTTTCTTATCTCCATCAGTAAGCATCGCCGGTTTTGTAAATATCTCAGAACTTTGCATTCTTGGGATCAACAGCACCGTTATCGACAATATAAACATCTCAGAAAAAATCCAGCTGGGAGGAGGCACCGTAGTAATAAAAAATTTAGATACACTAGGATTGTATGTTGGTAATCCTGCAAAATTTATAAGATAG
- a CDS encoding HAD family hydrolase — MNKITRIILFDAANTLIYKPTLYYKIQSVLAKYSYEIEEAKLQYHHKLLSEIINFPDRTSKEFYKDFNTELLLSLGIIPSEEILNEIFTACSYLEWKAFDDLSILNELPIEKAVLSNFNSNLGSILDQLIGRNIFSEIIISENENYRKPSLEFYELALKKLNVNPEEVLYIGDSLKLDIIPAKKLGFKTLLIDRQHIFSNFTDRISNMKDIINYL; from the coding sequence ATGAACAAAATAACCCGAATAATTCTTTTTGATGCAGCCAATACGCTAATTTACAAACCTACCCTGTATTATAAAATACAAAGCGTTCTGGCAAAGTATTCATATGAAATTGAAGAAGCAAAACTTCAGTATCATCATAAGCTTTTATCGGAAATTATAAACTTTCCCGACAGAACGTCAAAAGAATTTTATAAAGACTTCAACACAGAACTTTTGTTATCGTTAGGTATTATTCCTTCAGAAGAAATATTAAATGAGATTTTTACTGCATGTTCATATTTAGAATGGAAAGCTTTTGATGATTTATCCATATTGAATGAGCTTCCGATAGAAAAAGCCGTTTTATCCAATTTCAACAGTAATTTAGGCAGTATACTTGATCAGTTGATAGGCCGGAACATCTTTTCTGAAATAATAATTTCTGAGAATGAAAATTATAGAAAGCCTTCTTTAGAGTTTTACGAATTAGCTCTAAAAAAGTTAAATGTGAATCCAGAAGAAGTTCTTTATATCGGAGACTCTTTAAAATTGGATATTATTCCTGCCAAAAAACTGGGTTTCAAAACCTTATTAATTGACAGACAACATATATTTTCCAACTTTACGGATAGAATAAGCAATATGAAAGATATTATTAATTATTTATGA
- a CDS encoding ATP-grasp domain-containing protein — protein sequence MEKKIVLVTGIGGNVGQGILRNIKKTQFPIKIIGCNVTDFSAGNYLCDTFYKVPYAMDEDYISAINSIVENEKIDLIIPSTDYEVYYLSLYQNKLKTNVVVSGLETSKNYLDKYLTFLHHKKNNLPFAQSYLPGDYEKGKFENYIIKPREGRGSRGIHINPSDIKSFDDSYVVQELITGREITTAFYVSKEKTLHGFITLERKLENGATNECFVNRMYDKQLQDILEKMISCNHFIGSANLQSMVRENGEIVPFEINCRISGTNSIRSNFGFEDIKYTLEEHLYQIPPSEPNITDGSAIRIMLDIIYPHNSNISELKDNSSQHYIF from the coding sequence ATGGAAAAAAAAATAGTTTTAGTTACAGGGATCGGAGGAAATGTTGGCCAGGGAATTTTGAGAAACATTAAAAAAACTCAATTTCCCATAAAGATTATTGGTTGTAACGTCACTGATTTTTCTGCCGGCAATTATCTTTGTGATACCTTCTATAAAGTACCTTATGCAATGGATGAGGATTATATATCCGCCATTAACTCTATTGTAGAAAATGAAAAAATTGATCTGATCATTCCTTCCACGGATTATGAGGTTTATTATCTTTCTTTATACCAAAATAAGCTAAAGACTAATGTGGTTGTAAGCGGCCTAGAAACTTCAAAAAATTATTTAGATAAGTATTTAACATTTCTGCATCATAAAAAAAACAATCTCCCTTTTGCGCAGTCATATCTGCCTGGTGATTATGAAAAAGGAAAATTTGAAAATTATATTATAAAGCCCAGAGAAGGCAGAGGTTCAAGAGGAATCCACATCAATCCTTCTGATATCAAATCTTTTGATGACAGTTACGTTGTGCAAGAATTAATAACAGGGAGAGAGATTACCACCGCTTTTTATGTTTCGAAAGAAAAAACTTTACATGGATTTATTACTCTTGAAAGAAAATTGGAAAACGGTGCTACAAATGAATGCTTTGTAAACCGGATGTATGATAAGCAACTTCAGGATATTTTAGAAAAAATGATTTCCTGCAATCACTTTATAGGAAGCGCAAATCTTCAGTCTATGGTAAGGGAAAACGGAGAAATTGTTCCTTTTGAGATTAATTGCAGAATATCCGGAACCAATTCTATCCGTTCTAATTTTGGCTTCGAAGACATTAAATATACTTTAGAAGAGCATTTGTATCAGATTCCCCCTTCTGAACCAAATATTACCGATGGTAGTGCCATAAGAATCATGTTGGATATCATTTATCCTCACAACAGTAATATTAGCGAATTAAAAGACAATTCATCACAACATTATATTTTTTAA
- a CDS encoding SDR family oxidoreductase — MKKVLIFGANSLLTAYLLKQHSEDHVSVVYHSQPSRLTDKNHPLSDFKKIDQNQDVVYILSALISNDPEQLDNILNINILLIKNITEHFANSKIVYFSSVAIYDGIHSGTINNGTTPSPSSLYGLSKLFAEKIVEKCSKYAILRISSIYGLSMKENTFLPKIVTSAIENNKIELLGKGDRKQNYIHAEDVARLAKKLSLEDKNKIILAISPDNYTNLEVADFIKELTGCKITFHGKDFSRSIEYFENDLSVSSHAFIPIKQGLKELIEWKKK; from the coding sequence ATGAAAAAGGTATTAATTTTCGGAGCTAACAGTTTGCTTACAGCCTATCTTCTAAAACAACATTCGGAAGATCATGTTTCTGTTGTTTATCATAGTCAGCCATCTCGATTGACAGATAAAAACCATCCACTTTCTGATTTTAAAAAAATTGATCAGAATCAAGATGTTGTATACATTTTAAGCGCGTTGATATCCAATGATCCTGAACAGCTGGATAACATATTAAATATTAACATTCTTCTCATTAAAAACATTACAGAACATTTTGCGAATTCTAAAATAGTGTATTTTTCGAGCGTTGCTATATATGATGGAATACATAGTGGCACCATAAATAATGGTACTACTCCATCACCATCATCATTATATGGCTTAAGTAAGCTTTTTGCTGAAAAAATAGTTGAAAAATGTTCAAAATATGCTATTCTCAGAATTTCATCGATATATGGCTTATCCATGAAAGAAAATACTTTTTTACCAAAAATTGTTACTTCCGCAATAGAAAACAATAAAATTGAACTTTTAGGTAAAGGCGACAGAAAGCAAAACTATATTCACGCAGAGGATGTTGCTCGTTTGGCAAAAAAACTATCGCTTGAAGATAAAAATAAAATCATATTGGCAATATCACCCGATAATTATACGAACCTTGAAGTTGCTGACTTTATCAAGGAACTAACAGGCTGTAAAATTACTTTTCATGGGAAAGACTTTTCAAGATCTATAGAATATTTTGAAAATGACCTCAGTGTCAGCAGTCATGCATTTATACCAATAAAACAAGGATTAAAGGAATTAATTGAATGGAAAAAAAAATAG